DNA sequence from the Pleurocapsa sp. PCC 7319 genome:
TTCTTCCGACTTGATTATCTCTAGTTGAAAAGTTTTTTACGATTATTCCACATTAATAAAATGGACTTTAGATTGTTTTTGAGGAACTTTAATGAAAGCAATTATCCTCGCTGGCGGGTTTGGAACTCGATTGAGTGAAGAAACCAGTATTCGACCAAAGCCAATGGTAGAAATTGGTGGCAAACCAATCCTTTGGCACATTATGAAAATTTATTCTGCTCACGGTATCAACGACTTTGTAATCTGCTGTGGCTATAAAGGTTACATGATCAAAGAGTACTTTGCCAACTATTTTTTGCATATGTCCGATGTCACCTTTGATATGCGATTCAATAAAATGAATGTTCACAATGGTTATGCTGAACCTTGGCAAGTTACTTTGGTAGATACCGGTCAATCGACTATGACTGGTGGGAGACTCAAAAGAGTCAGAGAGTACGTTGGTGATGAAACCTTCTGCTTAACCTATGGGGATGGAGTAAGTAATATCAATATTACTGAGTTGATTGCTTTTCATCAAGAACAAAAAACCTTAGCCACCCTAACGGCAACTCAACCCCCTGGACGCTTTGGGGCGATTAATCTCGGACAAGAGCAAACGAAAATCACAAATTTTCAAGAGAAACCAGAGGGAGATGGAGCTTGGATCAATGGAGGTTATTTTATTCTTGAACCCCAAGTAATTGACATGATTGAGAATGACTCTACTGTTTGGGAGCAAGAACCCTTAACAAAACTAGCTCATCTAGAGCAGCTATCTGCCTATAAACATCAAGGTTTTTGGCAGCCGATGGATACTTTGCGAGATAAAAGATATTTGGAAAAGCTCTGGAATGATAGTCAAGCTCCTTGGAAGGTTTGGAAGTAGAAGTCAACTTCAGAACGCCAAAGAAGCAATTAAAAAATTAAAAATTTATATGCAATTTTTGAGATGAGTACCTCATTTATCAGCTGCGATGATTTCCAGACTAAAACAACTTGTGAGCTTTATCATGCAGTTAATCCTTCAGAATTTCGACTAAGCATTCAATCTTCTCTTTATTATTATCTACACCATGTATGGGTAGGTAGAACCAAATTATTAAAGCAAAAAAAAGTTGACTATCAATTAAAGCTTGAGATCAAAGAAAAGCTCAAAGGTTCAGCAAGAAATTTAAGGAATTCAGCAAATATTTTTTTTGATGATTATCAATTAAAGTATCGATTAAGGAATTACGATCAATGTGATGTAATATTCAATCATTTTATTTCTAGCCCTCATGGTCTTGGCATTCAGAAACTATTAGCGAAGCAATGCCAGATGCAGGGATTAAGAACTGGAATAGTTGGATTTAGTAATAATCTTTTGGCAATGGAATTGCCAGAGTTTAATGAGGTTTTACCCTTAAGACAATGTGATAGGGTTTCTGAATTCAATCTCTCATCGAAAACTTGTCAAGAAATCATTGAACAATGCAGTTATATTTACTCGTTTTTTGAAAAATTTCACTCATTTAAGGTAGCTCCAAAGGTTTTTGTACATTTAACTGAACTTGCAATTCAGATAGAGCAGAATTCATGTCTCTTGAAACACCTATTGGAAATGACAAATCCTAAACTAGTGATCTTGTCTCATGGAAAATACTTGGCAGATACAGCAATGCAAATTGCTTGCCAAAATACAGATATTCCATCAATGTTGATACCTCACGGTTTCCCACAGAGAAGTCTATCTCCATTAAGTGCATCATTTGTGATGTCTTATTGTCCTCATCATGACAATTATTTACGAAAAATTAGTTTAGCTTCTACTGAGATAATTAATTTAGGATGGTTGGAGCCTAAGGTTAGACTACCGAAAGATTTCGATATTTCTTCTGATCGCGTTACTCAAGAAAGAGGAAAATTCAACATTTTATTTTTATCCTCACTTTCTGGCTGGGATAGACATCGATGTGAATCTCTTTTAGAACGTGTTCCTGAAATCCTGAAAGCATTAAATAAAATGCCTGAAGTCGAGACGATTAATGTCCGTTTACGTAGTGATGAATACGATGATTTAGTTATCAAAACCTTGCTAACTGCATGCGCAGGTTCAAAGCTGCGGATATCGGGAATGAACAGTCCCATTACAGATGATGTGAAAGCATGCGATATTGCGATCTCTTTTAACAGTACGGGGGTACTGTATGCTCCATACTTAAGTAAGAAAGCTATAGAAATTCGCGATCAAAAAATTAATTCAGTTTGGGGCGGTACTGTACTTCCCAGTGAGCAAGTATATCAAATTGAAGATGTATTTGATGCAGAAGATTTTAGTCAATTTGTTTTAGAATCTCCGATACTAAATGGCAAAAATGTATTTTATAACTGGGGTAACGAGCTTGAAGCTTTTTCAGAATCCTTAAGCAAAATTGTCTCATAGCTTATTAATCAAATTTTATTTTGTGAATATATAGATCACGAAAAATAACCTTTAATCATCTAGTTTTCTCAATTTTTACTCCTTATGACTCCTCTTGTATCCGTTTGTGTTCCAACCTTCAATGCTGCCAAATATCTGAGAGAGTGTCTCGATAGCATTCTTGCGCAAATATTTACTGACTTTGAATTACTAATCGTCGATAATCATTCATCAGATGAAACTCTCAGTATTGTTAAGGAATATGCTGAGCTTGATTCGCGAATTCGTGTAATCATTAATCAGCATAATATTGGAGCCGTGCCTAACTTCAATCGATGTCTTGAGTTAGCTGAGGGTGAATGGATTAAATATGTTCATGCCGATGATTTTATTGCACCTGATTGTCTAGAGCAGATGCTCGCTGCAAGCCAACCTGAAAGTGCTATTATTTGCTGTCGTCGTAATTTTTTGTTTGAGCCTGATACAAACGAACAAACCAAAAAGTTCTTTCTCAAATTTTTGTCAGATTTGTCAATAGACAGTCTATTTCCCAATTCGACGGAGGTTTCTGCAAGTGATTTTTGTAACGTTATAGTAAACTACTTTTGGTTCAATATTGTTGGCGAACCAACCGCTGTAATGTTACATCGAAACGCATTTGATCGTTTTGGCACCTTTAATACTAATATTATAGGCATTTGTGACATTGAGCTTTGGGCAAGAATTGCGATCCATACAGGACTGACCTATATTCCACTGACTTTAGCAACATCACGAATACACGATCGCTCTTTAACAAATACTAATAAAATCAACCGTCATTTTCGTAAAAAATTGGATCAGCTCGTGCTGTTACATGATTTCGCGTTTCATCCCCTCTATACTCCACTGCGTGCTGCTGCCAGCGATCGCCAACCAGCGCTCAACTTTGAAGATTTACTGGCAGTGCAAGGATGTAAAGCACGAAAACTTGCGGCACAATCACAATCAAATTTCTCCGTTACGCAGGAGTGGGAAAAGATCGTACAACAATATCCCATATTGTCAGTTCTCTCAACTCCAAATCCATTACGCTACACAAGACGTTTACTCCGAAAA
Encoded proteins:
- the rfbF gene encoding glucose-1-phosphate cytidylyltransferase, which codes for MKAIILAGGFGTRLSEETSIRPKPMVEIGGKPILWHIMKIYSAHGINDFVICCGYKGYMIKEYFANYFLHMSDVTFDMRFNKMNVHNGYAEPWQVTLVDTGQSTMTGGRLKRVREYVGDETFCLTYGDGVSNINITELIAFHQEQKTLATLTATQPPGRFGAINLGQEQTKITNFQEKPEGDGAWINGGYFILEPQVIDMIENDSTVWEQEPLTKLAHLEQLSAYKHQGFWQPMDTLRDKRYLEKLWNDSQAPWKVWK
- a CDS encoding glycosyltransferase family A protein, encoding MTPLVSVCVPTFNAAKYLRECLDSILAQIFTDFELLIVDNHSSDETLSIVKEYAELDSRIRVIINQHNIGAVPNFNRCLELAEGEWIKYVHADDFIAPDCLEQMLAASQPESAIICCRRNFLFEPDTNEQTKKFFLKFLSDLSIDSLFPNSTEVSASDFCNVIVNYFWFNIVGEPTAVMLHRNAFDRFGTFNTNIIGICDIELWARIAIHTGLTYIPLTLATSRIHDRSLTNTNKINRHFRKKLDQLVLLHDFAFHPLYTPLRAAASDRQPALNFEDLLAVQGCKARKLAAQSQSNFSVTQEWEKIVQQYPILSVLSTPNPLRYTRRLLRKAPSLLSLLVQSIESYQREAPSFYF